GCTGCGTTGATCGCAGCAAAAGCGTTGGTGCCCGAGAGGTAGTCTGCCAGCGAGGTCCCGGTGACCACAGGCGGTCCGTCGGCAAACCCGGTCACGCTCATCAATCCGGATTCGGCCTGGATGACCACATCATAGGCCCCCTCCCAGGACTCCGGACCCGTCTGTCCGAATCCGCTGATCGAGGCGTAGACCAGAGACGGGTTCCACTCGTGAACCGTATCCCAGCCGAGTCCCCATTTCTCGAGAGTGCCGGGACGAAAATTCTCCACCAGCACGTCAGCCCGGCGCACAAGCGCTTCGATCAAAGGTCGATCCTCCGGGCTCTCGAGGTCTGCGGCCAGGCTCTGCTTGCCATGGTTGAAGGTATTGTAGAACTCCGGCTCGCCATCCACGAACGGAGGAAACGCGCGCGCACTGTCCCCGTGCGGAGGACGTTCCACCTTGATAACGCGTGCTCCCATTTCGCCCAGCAGCATGGTGCAATAAGGCCCCGAGAGCGCATGAGTGAGGTCCAGAACAAGGATTCCGTTCAGAGGTCCGGGGCGGGGTTCGTACGTCGGTGTTTCGTTCACTTGCGTCTCTTTACTGAGTTGCGTTGACTGAGGCCAATTATCGCGGAGGAATCACGCAGGCCTCCCCGGCGCAGACGTCGATCACGACGCTATCGTGCGCGAGGAAAGCCGCCTTTTGCCGACGCACATCGACGTAGTGACGAGGATCCTCGTGAGAATCTCGGCCTTCTCGAGGTGGCAAATTGACCGTGGGCGGCGTGGGTGAACCGGAATCCCAGAAAATAATCGCACTGCCCTCATAGGGATACTCCGGAATCGTCTCGATCCCCCACCCTGGTTCCACGTCGGGCAAACGCCCGTCGAGAACCATCGGCCGATGCATTTTGGCGCCCACCGTTCGCGCCTCGATTTCAGCCGACGCCGGAGCGACCTGATGGTCCCCAAAAGCCACATGCAGAAGGACCTTATGTGAGGGCGTATTCGGCAGAGGATCGTCGGTCATATGTGCTGCATACGCATTGGCCTCGCCTCGATCCCACAGAAGCTGGATAAGCAGAAGGCCGAGAGACGCCTCTAGAGGCTCATCATAAGAAGGCTCGTAGATGGCGCGGTAGGCGTCCCAATCAACGCTGCGCTGCAGCAGGAGACTGTAATTCATTCCCGTCACCCCAAGCACCCCCTTGGTGAAGTCCTGCGCGACCGCCATCAAGACGCCTCCCATGATCCCGCCCTGCGAATTGCCGTCATAATAGAGCTCGCTAGTATCAATCACGCTCTGCCCGAGTCCCTGAAATGCAGGGTCGGAACCGAAGCCGTCGGGGTGAATCAGCAAACGCCCCAGGAAGAGATACGCAAGGACACCCTGCTGTAATCGGTCCGCATGCGCATTGATGTTGGAAAGGTCCTGCAGCAGAGCAACAGCCGTCGGCACATCCTCTTCCGCCATTCCGAGCCAACGCGTCGCACAGAAGACAAAATTATGTTCATTGGCCATATCGCGCACGTTCCCGGCGGAAACCTCGCGCTCGCTCCCCAAAAGCCCGTGGCCATAAAGAGAGGGCCGCGCCGGAACCGCAGCGCCAGCTTCATCAAAGGCCGCTTGGGGCACAATGCAGCGGAATCTCGCCGTATAAGTCCCCTGGCGCACCGGCAGGCCGTCGTCACCGAACACAAATTCCCCGCCCGTCTCGCCATCCTTGGTCAGATAATGCGGAACCTCAAAAGTCCCGTTAATGCGACGCAATGTCCGGTCGTCCAACGGCTCCTCGACTTCTTCGACTGAAAATTGCGGCGCGGCGGTCCCGAGATCCCCAAATGCATCATCGCGAATATGCAACAATCGCTCGGTCATATTGCGCGAGCTGGCCACCGTAAAATCCCAAGCCAGATAGAGCCCTCCGCGCGCGACGCCGGCCTCATCAAGTGCCGCAAAGATCTCCTCGTAACGCAGACGCTGCGCTTCGACCTCGGGGATATTTGAAATCAGATCATCCCGGTAAGCACGGAACACATCACCCGCGGGAATGTCGGCACCATTTGTATCCACGGGCGTGCGGATCGCGACAATGATGCGATGACCGTAAGCCAGATTCACGGCCGGGCGCATAAAGAAAAGTCGGTCCCCATCGTTTTCGACATTCTGGTCCAATTCGCCCCAATGCGGGATCCGCTCCCCTGTGGTCGCATCCAGAAGAATCGTCGTGGCGTCCACATCGAGCGAACGCGCAAGGTCGACCAGTGGTGGAATTTGCGACGCCTCCAGATCCAGATTCGGTATATGCGTGGCTGCCGCCGCACCCGGACTCCAACCATCATTTCCGTTGATGAATTTCGTCTCGACGTAAACGCCGGCGGTATTCTGAATCATGGACTCGCGCACCAGATTCAGCCGCCGGCCGGTGTCCATCGCTTCGTCCCCGACCGTCAAGGTGTCGTTCGGAAACGGCAGCAGGCAATGTCGCTGGTCCGTATTGGCACATCGGTCCGGGTCGGCAACGACCAACTCAATCTCCACAACCGGTTCGCCACAACTCGGCCCCTCACATGGTGGTGGATCCACAGGTTCCCCTCCGGAACCGCCGGAATCCCCGCCACACGACAGAAGACCCAAACCCAAAATGACCGTACCCGCTGTTGCGAAAATCGTCCTCGAGTTAAGCATCCCCCGACCCTAGACCGGACAGGGCCGTGACTGCAAGAACTTCGCTCAGCGAGTGCTTTGCTCAACCGCAAGTTGGCGCGGGCGGGCCGCCACCACTTGGCCCCGACAAGTCAGAGCCTCCTGCGTCTGGAATCATTCATCAGCAGCAGAATGACTGGCAACACTGTTTCCACCAATCAAGCGAATCTCTCCGGGTGGCCAGGATTACGGCTCTGGCGCAAAACAGTCCGACCCCTCAGCAATCGGCTGCGTCGGAACCTGAGTCAAACCATCCAGCGAACAGATACATCAAAACCGGCATCGCAAGATTCATCGTGACAATCGTTACCGCCCCCGTCATGAGGCCTGCATTCACAAGCGCAGGTAATTCCATCATCTCCGGAAAATGCTTCCACAAATGGTGGACGCCGATGCTGATCGGGAACATGCCCAAAAACATAAGGACCGTCATCTTGAAACGCGTCGGCATCACCTCGCGGCTCGGCGTCGCGAGGTCCAGCCAATTCTGCATCCCCGGCACGATCCGCTCATCAACTTCGCCCTCGGTCGAGGACTCCATGCTGGCGCGCAGGGCGCGGGCCGCGTCCGCGGCACCCGATGCTTGCAAGGTCTTCATGTTTTCGAACTGACGCACAACGTGCACTCGCATCTGGTCTCCCGGTCGCGTGCAAAAAACGCCTGCACCCCGGTGCCCTTCCACATCCGAGGCTGCGGCGATCCATTGACAGGTCGCCGCCTCGACCTCAGCCACACAATCCGGATGACAATCGACTGTGATGATTTGTGTGACTCCCCTCTCGGAATCTACTGGAGCGTTTTTTTCATGAGCCATTCTCGGTGCCTTCCTGAAGGGAAATTTGTCGATCCGCGCGACAGGGCTTTCGACAGCAGTTGGGTGTCGGTCCGATTTATCATCCTGCCCGAGCGGGTCGGAAATAGCCTAACTTCCCTGAATTTCGGACGCTAATTCCGGGGTTCCGGACCTCCCTCAGCCGCAAGGAGCACATATTGCCCGGGCAGCGCTACCGCGATAGGCTATGCTATTCGACCGACCGGACCTGAGCGCTTATTTGCTTCGATTCGGCAGCGGAAAACCTGAAACCAACGACACGAAATCGAAAACCGGAGCCCTCCATGCCTCTCGCAACCTGCTACGCCGCCGTCCGACGCCACTTGGTCTTCATGCTCGCTATCGCCCTCGGAGCAAGTTTGTTTTCGACCCCACCGGCTTCGGCTGCTCTCGGAAAAGACGACATGAAATGTGTCGCCAAGATGACCAAGCAGGTCCGAACCGTTGCCAAGGCGCAGAACAAGGAGGCCGCCAATTGCCTCCAGAATGCGGCCAAAGGCAAGGTCGCGTCGGCCCGCGATTGCATCGACAACGACGCCAGCGGCAAACTGGGAATCCAGACGGCAAAGACAAACTTGTTTGCCGGCGCATTTTGCGGATCCCTGCCCGCCTACGGCTTTGCCGGGGCAACAGAGCTGAATACGGCCGCCATCTCGGAAGAGCTCGCGCTCGTTGACGACATTCTGGGTGATGATCTGGATGCAGCCATCGTATCGGGGGCAACGCAGATACGCGGCACCAAATGCCAGAAGAGCATCATGAAGGCCTGGGGCAAGCTTTCGCAGACAGGCATCAAGCTCTACGAGAAATGCCAAAAACTGGGCCTCAAGAGCGCGACGAACCCGATCGAGTCGGCCGCGGGTCTCGCGGCCTGCGTCGATGAACTTGCTACCGATCCGAGTGGCAAATTCGCCAAACTCGCCAGCAAAATTGACAAGGCCGTGAGCGGCGTTTGTGCAGACCAGGACTTCGGCGCGATGTTTCCCGGCGAGTGCCTGGGAAACGGCTTTAGCGACTGCGTGACCGAGCGCGTCCTTTGTCGGACTTGCCGCATGATTGGCCAATTCGGGGGCACCGAGCCTGATTGCGATGCCATCGACGACGCAGCCGCCAACGAAAGCTGCGAGAACCTCGGCGACTCCGGCCCCGATCCGGAACCGGAGACAGATGCTCTCGTGGTGCGCTTTTCGAAAACCAGCGAGTGGGTCGGCGGCTACAACGCGCGTCTGCGCGTGATCAACTACAGCGCCCCGATCACCAGCGGCTGGACATTGGAGTTCGACCTCGATGATGCGATCGACGGTACGCCTTGGGGCGGCGGCATTCTGGATTCCTATGCCGACGGCCACTATGCGTTTTCCAATAGTGGCAGCGCAACTTTCCTCCCGACCGAAACCTGGCTCGATATTCACTTCACGGCATTCTCGACAGACACCTTCGAGCCCTCCGCCTGTGAATTCAATGGCAGCGCGTGCGAGTTCGAGATGGACCTCGACAGCACCCTGCCGGATCCTGTTTTCCCGGCCGAACCTGACACCGAACCGCTTCCGGACACAGGCCTTTCCAGTTGGCTGACTCAGGCCGAATTTGACCAGATCTTCCCCTGCGCCGACGGTGCCGGATTCGCGCCGAACGGGACAAACTGCTCGATCTGCATGCGTGACATTGGGGGCGATATTCTGCCCTTCGCAGCCGACGGAAAACCCATGTACACCTACCGCGGCCTGCTCGAGGTGATGGAGTTCATCAAGGACCGGGACCTCACCGACCTTCTTGCGTTTGCCAATGTCGGCGACGGGACCCGCAACCGACAGGAGTTGGCTGCATTCTTTGCCAACGTCACGCAGGAGACCGGCACCTGGGACAGCGAGGACGGCCAGAACTGCGGGCTGACCCTCTGGGAAGAACTGGCCTGCAAGGAAACCGAGAGTACCTGCTCGGGCAACTACGGCCCCGACATGAATTGTTCGGCAAGTACGGGGTATTACGGCGAGCCCGTCGGCGAATTCTGCTGCGCGCAGACCGGCGACGCGCGGGATTGTCAGTACTGGGGCCGGGGGCCGATTCAGCTGAGCTGGAACGACAACTACAGGGATTTGGACAATCTGCTCGATTTGGACAATCACCTCCTCCAGAATCCCTACCTTCTCGCCTCATTCAATCGGGATTTTGTGCCGCCCGAGATCGTCGCCAAGCTGCCGACAGCGCGCGGCACGGCCTGGCTGAGCGGCATCTACTACTGGATGAACAGCCGCGACTTCGGTGGGGGGGCCTATATCCCGTCAGCGCATATGCTCTTCCACAATCCCGAACTTTACGGCGATTGTATCCCGGCAGGCAGCAGCGGCTTCGCCCAGACCATCAATAACGTCAACGGCAACCAGGAGTGCGGCACCAACACGAATGCAAAGATGCTCAACCGCGTCGCCCAGTACGAGCGCATCTCGCAAAT
The genomic region above belongs to Candidatus Binatia bacterium and contains:
- a CDS encoding glycoside hydrolase family 19 protein, with the translated sequence MPLATCYAAVRRHLVFMLAIALGASLFSTPPASAALGKDDMKCVAKMTKQVRTVAKAQNKEAANCLQNAAKGKVASARDCIDNDASGKLGIQTAKTNLFAGAFCGSLPAYGFAGATELNTAAISEELALVDDILGDDLDAAIVSGATQIRGTKCQKSIMKAWGKLSQTGIKLYEKCQKLGLKSATNPIESAAGLAACVDELATDPSGKFAKLASKIDKAVSGVCADQDFGAMFPGECLGNGFSDCVTERVLCRTCRMIGQFGGTEPDCDAIDDAAANESCENLGDSGPDPEPETDALVVRFSKTSEWVGGYNARLRVINYSAPITSGWTLEFDLDDAIDGTPWGGGILDSYADGHYAFSNSGSATFLPTETWLDIHFTAFSTDTFEPSACEFNGSACEFEMDLDSTLPDPVFPAEPDTEPLPDTGLSSWLTQAEFDQIFPCADGAGFAPNGTNCSICMRDIGGDILPFAADGKPMYTYRGLLEVMEFIKDRDLTDLLAFANVGDGTRNRQELAAFFANVTQETGTWDSEDGQNCGLTLWEELACKETESTCSGNYGPDMNCSASTGYYGEPVGEFCCAQTGDARDCQYWGRGPIQLSWNDNYRDLDNLLDLDNHLLQNPYLLASFNRDFVPPEIVAKLPTARGTAWLSGIYYWMNSRDFGGGAYIPSAHMLFHNPELYGDCIPAGSSGFAQTINNVNGNQECGTNTNAKMLNRVAQYERISQILGVAEVPGEHRCGAAITTEYQMPWQQDVCPIPAPPNSACYPSPCVHGNCADNAGVATCTCESGWSGELCEVSD